The genomic stretch CCCTTGGCGCACGGGCGGTCATCGACCAGCACTTGCCCAGCCTCGATCAGGGCCCGGCAGCGCCTGACGCCAAGCCCCAGATGCTGGGCCAGGGCCTTGTCCAGTCGGACCGGCGGAAGGTCTTCGGAATAAAAAAAGGAATTTGTCATGAAGATGCCGATGAATCAGGCCGCAAGCCAAAAACATCGACCTGCCCCTGAAACCCTGGGTAATGAAGTGACGCGATCAGCCCTCACTGCCGAGGAAAGCCGGGCTGCTCCTGTTCGACGATGGACATCCAGGTCGCGGTCAGATCCTTGTCCCATTGCGTGCCCGCCCCCCTGTCCAGGGCGTACATGACCTTGCCCAGGGGCAGGGACTGGCGGTAGGCGCGGTTGGAAGTCATGGCCTCGTAACTGTCGACCAGGCAGATGATCCGCGCCATGAAAGGCACGGCGTCGCCCATCAGACCATCGGGATAGCCCTGGCCGTCCATGCGCTCATGATGGTGATAAATGATCTCCGTCACGTCGTTCATGGCGCCGACCTGCCCCAGAATCTCCCGGCCCATGGAGCTGTGACGCTTCATGTTCTCATACTCGTCATCGGTCAGGGCGCCGGGCTTGTTCAGGATATGATCCGGGATGCCGATCTTTCCGATGTCATGGAGCATCCCGGCGATATGCAGCCGGTCAAGCTCCTTGCTTCCGAGCCCCAGCGTACGCCCCAGGCGGCAGGCATACTCGGCCACGCGCTCGGAGTGCCCACGGGTGTAATAATCCTTGAGTTCCACGGCCTGGGCAAAAGAGCGGATCACGTCCTGGTTCATGGTCCGCAGACGCGAATAGAGGTGGGAATTCTGCAGGGCCGAAGCGGTATGCGAAGCGAAAACGCCCAGCAGTTGCAGATCCTGTTCGCAATAAAGCTGGTTTTCCCTGTCACGGACCAGCGTGATGACCCCAATGCGCTTCTGCGGCAGATCCAGCGGCACGGCCATGATCGAATAGGGAAACCCGCCCGGGAACAGGGACGAATTGAAGGAAGATTGCTGCAGGGTGAGCTGATCAAGGAGATAGGACTTGCCCTGGCGCAGAATCCGCTCGCACAGTCTGGTCACGAAAAAGCGCAAGACCTCGTTGTTTTCGAGCAGGCTGCCCTGCATGAGGGTCGGCCCCTGCTCCAGCATTTCCGGCAGGAGCAGGCAGATCGCGTCGGGGGAGAAATTCTCGCGCAGGTGGATCAGAAACTCCTCAACCACGGCCACATGATTGAGCTGGGCACCGAGCCGCTTGCTCAGACCCAGCATGCGCACCACGGCGGAGAGCTTCTCCTGCTCCTGACGGCTCCGGCGCTGTTCGAGAATGGTGCGCACCCGCAAAAGAAGATGCTTGATGTCGAAAGGTTTGGCGATGTAGTCCGCCGCGCCGTTCTTCATGATGTCCACGGCGGTTTCCGTGGTACCGTAGCCGGTCATGACCAGAAAATCCACGTCAAGCTGATGCTTGCGTATCTGGCTCAAGAGATCCTGACCATTCATGTCGGGCATGCGCAAATCGCTGATGACCAGATCAAAGGCACCCGTCCCGAGCTTTCCCAGAGCGTCCTGCCCATTGGTGGCCAAGGTCACGTCATAGCCGACGCCGGAAAGTGCTTCTTCGCAGATTTCCCTGAGCGCAGGTTCGTCATCCACCACCAGCACATGAAAAGCTGTAGTCATTTTCTCACCCCTCCGGAAAGATCGCAGGAACGCACGGGCTCATCCAGAGTTCGTAAATATTTGTGTACTCGCCCTTTTTAGTGAAAAAACAAAACTCTGACAACACGATGAAAAACAAAAATAATCCTTGCCAACCAAAATCATCTTGGCTAGATAGCATTTCCTCAATCGGGATGTGGCTCAGGCTGGTAGAGCGCTGCGTTCGGGACGCAGAGACCGGAGGTTCAAATCCTCTCATCCCGACCATAAAAATCAAGGGCTTAGGTATTCACCTAAGCCCTTTTTTTGTTCAAATTTTTTTTGAATACCGGGTTTTGAATACCACCCCCGCCGCCAACCTCGCCTTTTCATTCAATTTTTAAATCTCACTCGATTGGAAAGAAATCACAGTTCCCATGAACACGGTTCTGGAGACGTGCAGTTTAGCCTTCGGAGAAAAGAACAGCCAAGGCTGTTCGACTGGTCACAGTCGCCTGAGGTTATTCCCCCTTTTGCGTGATGGCGTGCTCAATAAGTACATGCAGGTGTGCTTGAGCCGTGACGAGTGGTCGAGATCGTAATCATAGCTCGAACTGCATTCAGCTTTCATCAAAAAAAACTTCTCGATGTGTAAAAAAATGGGTTTCCCAGAAATCTTGTCATGAACATGAGTCATGTGAACCCATACCATATTATATGTATTTCTTCTAGGAACAGAACCAATCGGAAAATAGAATGGCAAAATGGGTAAAAGTGGAAAAGTTAGTTTTCATCAAAAAAAACTTCTCGATGTGTGAAAAAATGGGATTCCCAGAATTCATGTCATGAACATGAGTCATGTGAACCCATACCATATTATATGTATTTCTTCTAGGAAAAGAACCAATCGGAAAATAGGATGGCAAAATGGGTAAAAGTGAAAAATTTAGTTTTCATCAAAAAAAACTTCTCGATGTGTGAAAAAATGGGATTCCCAGAATTCATGTCATGAACTTGATTCAAGTGAATGAATACCATTATAATACGCACATTATCCAGGAAATAACCGGAACAAAAAACTGAGGCCTAAAAAAAATAAGAATTTAAAAAAAAAAAATGCGTCGAAGTGTGAAAAAATGTGTTTCCCAAAACACGTATTCATGAACACATTAATTTTTGAACCAAACGAAATCTACACGGCAATGGAAGTAGCTAATAAACTAAAATTCAAAACAGCGAGAACAGCAAAAAAATTTATGCTAGAACACGGAATAACCTATTACAAAGACACAGGCATAGGTCGCGGCAAAGGCTTGAGATGGTTAGGCAGTGATTTAAACATGATGTTCGAATTAAAACACCAACCGAAAACAAAACAAGTAGAAACAGAAAATCGACACGGATATTGGAAAGAAATTTTAGAAAACATGAAAAATAAATAATCTATAACATAAAGGAGAACTTGTTAACATGAATTCCACTGATGAAAAGCAAAAAAAATACCGTGTATATTTTAAAAAACTTTTAACAAAAAAACAAATTAACATCATAACAAATAATTATAGCGAAGCTAAAATTATTGAGAAATTGATTAAATACAAATTCTAAAAAATTCATAAAATAAATATAATAAATAAGGAGAAAGCATGGCAATCAAGTCTTATACAAACAAAAGCGGAAAAATTACACACAGGGTATATTTTAAACATCCATACACAAAAAAACAAGTCAACATCCAGATTGACGATCTGAATAAAGCCAAGAAAATAGATTCACAATTCAAACATATGGTTAAGTTTGAAAAAGAAGCGTTTTACATGGATGATCATCACAAAAAATATTTAAATATTGATTCTTTTGAGGATGAAAAAGAAAAAATAGAAGAACTAACAATCAACAAAGCTTTAGACTACTATTCATCACACAATAAAGAAACAAGGAAAAAAACTGAAAAAAGCAGGGTTAATAATTTAAAAAAACATTTTGGAAATTTTTTAATTTCAGACTTAAAGCGCTCTGATTTAGTTAAATATACAGACGAAAGGATTGAAGACAAATTAGTTGATGGAAAAATTGTCGAAGGCGTATCACTAAAAACAATAAGAAGAGAGCTAAATATACTCAGAACTGCTATTGCCGTGTTTCTCGAAAGAAATGACGATACTCTTTTTAACAAATTAGTCGTGATGTCCGAATGCCCTGTTTACACATACTTAACCATAAATTCAAAAGGAAAAAAAACAAATAGCACTGATAAACCAAAAATTGAATTCCTGACAAATAATGAGAAATCAGCTCTTTATGAAAACAGTCCAGATCATTTAAAAATTGCCATCTTACTTGCTGACGAACTGGGCGTTCGTTTTGGACCGTGTGAACTATTTAAAATGAAGCATTCATATGTCGATCATGAAAAAAACTTAATTACCATCGAAAGATCAGACAAAGATGGTGTTAAAATAATTGCCACACGAACTGTTGAAATTTCCCAGTTTCTTAGCGACAAAATTAAAGAATCAAAAGAAAAAGACATTGAATTTTGCAAAACTAAAGGAATAGAAACTTCCACTGATTATATTGTAAACTACAAAAATAAAGAGGTTTCGACATTAAAAAGATCATTCAATAAGGCCATGGAAAAATCAAAAATTAAAAAAAGATTTATTCCATACAACTTTAGACACATGAGGATAACATACCTACTTTATAAAGGAATAGATTGTCATTCGATTGCAAACTTTATTGGACACAGTGACCCTCAAATGATTTTTAAATTTTATTCTCAGATAACAACCGAGAGGATGTCAGAAATCAGGAGACTGAATGACCATACACCATATCAAATGATAGATAAGAAATAACTATCACAAAGTTATCGATGTTTCTTGCCTTCAATTTTTAAAATATTTGAAGGCAAGAAATGTCATCACTTTGAAAGAAAAAAATGATTTCCCACGTAACTGATTTAAAAGCACAGAATTTTCTGTTTAACAATCAACCCCTAGGAAACAAAACATGTTTAACGATTATCTCTATGATTTAAGGCAGATCAGCACTCTTTTCCGCGTGAATAAGACGACCTAGCGACGCTGGTGTGCGCAGGGGAAGGCCCCACTTCCCGTTAAGATCGCTGCTGATCGTAAACTGCGTTGGTGGAAATCTGACATTGACGAGTTCATCGCTTCTTTTAACGATCGTCAAAAATAAAACGAGTCGAACTTACTTGGCCTTAACCATCAAGATTAACCCTAGAAGATTGCTCGGTCACGAACAACTCATGATTATTTGGGTTAGCAACAATCGAATTGAAAAACGGAGCTTATCGAGACGATATCCGTCCTCGGAAACTTTGCAGGAGTTAACCTTAAATCATAAGTATATGATGGGATGCTTCAAAAGCACAACTTCGAGAATCATTCGTCCTGATAGAAAACCATCAAAATTGAAAAAAATTTAGCACAAAGCGTTGACAAAATAATGGATCTAGTGCTAAATATATGTTAACAATGGCGGACTCTGCATTTTGCTTTTTTCACACTTTAAATATGAGGAGAATTATGTTAAAGAGAAATTATAGAAAGTGTAGCCTAATTAAAATGATTGATCACATCAATTTCGAGGAAGGTTGTTTAAAAAACTTTTCCAGCTCGACTAGTGGCTATGACGAACTTAGGAAAAATTATATTTGGAAAGGAGACATAATCAACTATTGCGAGTGGCTAATGGAGTATAATTCGATTAAACTGATTGATTTTCTTGAAGCCATTCAGTACGATCATTTTCACGAATCGAGTATATTGCTTAAAAAAACTTTTGGTTATTTTAACATAAACCATGAAATGTATCAAAAATCTATCGACCCATATGTTTTTTTAAATCTTTTGAACTTTGACAATTTTAAACTTGAAGTTGACAAAACAGCATCGTGTCACATCATATGCCAAGATCAAGAGTTAAAAAATAAATACAAAAAAGAACTCGAATTCATCAAGGACATGATTTTAATAGTTTATTTCACAGAAATTGATGACATACTTACAGGGGCTCTTCCATTATATATTGACAACAAACTTGTCTATGTATGTGAATAAATAATAGCAATGGCGCAAATCATTATTTGTTATGATTTGCGCCTTTTTTATCTTATTTATGTTTTATTAATTATAACATGCAATGACAACAATGTGTAACCCTATGTAACCATCTTACCCCTTATCGGTAGCCTTCTAATCTCAACTCACTCGTGACCCAGTCAAAAAAGCCTCCGCTTAACGCAAAGTTCTAAGCCATCAAGCCTTCCTCAGCTTTTAATCCCCCTGCTTCTACCCATGCCTGAGTTGACTCGACTTGCTTATTCGTAAGCACGCACAAGCAATATTTATTGATAATTCTATATATAGCTCACTTCAAAATCATGAGCATCTTAGCAACTTAATGACTCAGCAGATCATGCGAATATCTTGATGACTACATCAAAAAACTTTTGATAGACAACATCTCGAAGCTCTATCCGATCATAAAAAAACATTATCAATAATAACTATGGGTTACTTTCAAATATTATGATTCGATGATTTTTTTTACACATTTTGTGTAAAAAAAAATCTTTTTCCCGAAAATCATAATTATAGGCCACCTCATTCGAAAGAGGGTTTCATAAACATATAAAGAGAGGTATTTAATGAAAGAAATTATGTTAAAAGGACTTCAACTCTCCTGCTATTCAGCATGTGTTGACATTTGGAATAATTCCTCAATTATTCGTAACAATCATGCCTTCATCGAAAAAAACAACTTGAGTTTTTGCGATCACTTATTCAAGGAGATTGAAAAACATGAGGCAGAGGCAATTCTTTCGACCAACAATCTTGACACATCCTCCTTAAAATCGCTGGGTGAAGGAACAATTATTATCATCCCATTCAAACGAATTAGCGATGGATCAATATGTGCGCTAAGAATGGTCGACAAGTTCATGAATCAAATTGTTATTGATGCTCGTGAACATGGCGAGGCTGTATTTTTTGGAACCGAAGAAATACCAAGAAATGCTGCGAATGATGTGTTGATAATTCTCTCGACTGAAATCAACGCAGCCGTTGATGCTGCGACAGAAGTCGGAGCAATTGGGGCGGTGCCATTGTTCGCAGATGAACTCGCAACATCTGGATCAGAACTTCGAGACGTGTTGCCCGATGTGTACATCGTCATCTTGGCTGAGTTAACTGAAGATGGTGCCATCAAAGAAGAGTACGAGAGTATGGCACAAGCATCTCGGGCAGTTCTGGCAAAGCCAGATTTTGGGCCGAAGAGAAAACGTCATGAAACTAGCTTTGGGCAGCTATCTCAACGTGTCGACCGTGGCATGGCTGTTGCGCATTCGGTTCAGATTGCCGTAGAGCGTTTGCTTAAAGAAAACTTGTCTCAAGCCGAACTTATCAAG from Desulfomicrobium apsheronum encodes the following:
- a CDS encoding tyrosine-type recombinase/integrase — its product is MAIKSYTNKSGKITHRVYFKHPYTKKQVNIQIDDLNKAKKIDSQFKHMVKFEKEAFYMDDHHKKYLNIDSFEDEKEKIEELTINKALDYYSSHNKETRKKTEKSRVNNLKKHFGNFLISDLKRSDLVKYTDERIEDKLVDGKIVEGVSLKTIRRELNILRTAIAVFLERNDDTLFNKLVVMSECPVYTYLTINSKGKKTNSTDKPKIEFLTNNEKSALYENSPDHLKIAILLADELGVRFGPCELFKMKHSYVDHEKNLITIERSDKDGVKIIATRTVEISQFLSDKIKESKEKDIEFCKTKGIETSTDYIVNYKNKEVSTLKRSFNKAMEKSKIKKRFIPYNFRHMRITYLLYKGIDCHSIANFIGHSDPQMIFKFYSQITTERMSEIRRLNDHTPYQMIDKK
- a CDS encoding HD domain-containing phosphohydrolase, translated to MTTAFHVLVVDDEPALREICEEALSGVGYDVTLATNGQDALGKLGTGAFDLVISDLRMPDMNGQDLLSQIRKHQLDVDFLVMTGYGTTETAVDIMKNGAADYIAKPFDIKHLLLRVRTILEQRRSRQEQEKLSAVVRMLGLSKRLGAQLNHVAVVEEFLIHLRENFSPDAICLLLPEMLEQGPTLMQGSLLENNEVLRFFVTRLCERILRQGKSYLLDQLTLQQSSFNSSLFPGGFPYSIMAVPLDLPQKRIGVITLVRDRENQLYCEQDLQLLGVFASHTASALQNSHLYSRLRTMNQDVIRSFAQAVELKDYYTRGHSERVAEYACRLGRTLGLGSKELDRLHIAGMLHDIGKIGIPDHILNKPGALTDDEYENMKRHSSMGREILGQVGAMNDVTEIIYHHHERMDGQGYPDGLMGDAVPFMARIICLVDSYEAMTSNRAYRQSLPLGKVMYALDRGAGTQWDKDLTATWMSIVEQEQPGFPRQ